The following are encoded together in the bacterium genome:
- a CDS encoding sugar phosphate nucleotidyltransferase gives MCTNTVVVLASGDSSRFWPLAQDRHKTLYPIYQGSTIFRMTLGGLLQNGFRKVIITAKPRDVERMRQEVPVDLEVVFVAQERADGQGDALLKAAAHVAEEAFYVIAADKIYANVLIGSLKDQARVVGGCKCSQESVLIATTPTDTPSLYGIVETMEVGCVISKAKSIIEKPMVWPEPHPRRIVSAYRLTKEFIETLAALPSGPQSFEKALDAYAKTCAVWSVPVDNIPETTLKYPWHLLGLNRLLMQNLQQKMRDSFDVEEGATLKGPVHIEKSVYIARSAVVRGPCVIREGARIGDFALVRDSSYIGRNVVIGAHSEVKNSIICDGTKLHNACVLDSIIDEGCNLGAGTHISNSRFDGKAITSFVRGEKISTGLKHFGIVMGKGSRTATLANFMPGVKIGRGCLIGGSFDVTKDLYNFHTEYRDGRGMIRTEFTL, from the coding sequence ATGTGTACTAATACGGTGGTTGTACTCGCATCGGGAGACAGTTCCCGTTTCTGGCCGCTGGCGCAAGACCGCCACAAAACGCTCTATCCCATATACCAGGGCTCTACCATTTTCCGGATGACTCTGGGGGGACTTTTGCAAAATGGTTTTCGGAAAGTTATTATCACCGCAAAGCCCCGGGATGTCGAGCGAATGCGGCAAGAAGTCCCGGTCGATCTGGAAGTAGTCTTTGTCGCGCAGGAGCGGGCAGACGGCCAGGGAGACGCGTTGCTCAAAGCGGCCGCGCATGTTGCGGAAGAGGCGTTCTATGTCATTGCCGCGGATAAAATATACGCTAATGTTTTAATCGGCTCCCTGAAAGACCAAGCAAGGGTCGTCGGGGGTTGTAAATGCAGCCAAGAAAGCGTTCTCATCGCCACAACGCCAACAGACACACCTTCTCTGTACGGTATCGTTGAAACGATGGAAGTCGGCTGTGTGATCTCGAAAGCCAAGAGCATCATTGAAAAACCTATGGTCTGGCCGGAACCGCATCCGAGAAGAATCGTGAGCGCTTACCGGCTTACGAAAGAATTCATTGAAACACTCGCGGCACTGCCTTCAGGTCCGCAAAGTTTTGAAAAAGCCCTGGATGCTTACGCGAAAACGTGCGCCGTTTGGAGCGTCCCCGTCGACAATATTCCCGAGACTACGCTCAAATACCCATGGCATCTTTTAGGACTCAATCGCCTGCTTATGCAGAATCTTCAGCAAAAGATGCGGGATTCCTTTGATGTTGAAGAGGGCGCAACGCTTAAGGGGCCCGTTCATATTGAGAAATCCGTCTACATCGCGCGAAGCGCCGTGGTACGCGGGCCATGCGTCATACGCGAGGGTGCTCGCATCGGAGACTTTGCTCTCGTAAGAGACTCTTCCTACATCGGCAGAAATGTTGTTATTGGCGCTCACTCGGAAGTGAAGAACAGCATCATCTGCGACGGCACCAAACTGCACAACGCCTGCGTGCTTGATTCCATTATTGACGAGGGTTGCAACCTTGGCGCCGGAACGCACATCTCCAACTCGCGCTTTGATGGGAAGGCTATTACAAGCTTTGTGAGGGGAGAAAAAATCTCAACCGGTCTGAAACACTTTGGCATTGTGATGGGAAAGGGATCGCGCACCGCAACGCTCGCCAACTTCATGCCAGGAGTGAAGATCGGCAGAGGCTGTCTCATTGGTGGAAGTTTCGACGTAACTAAAGATTTATACAACTTTCATACTGAATACAGAGACGGTCGAGGGATGATCCGGACGGAATTCACGCTGTAG
- a CDS encoding YvcK family protein, producing MQTKNIETKKNIVVIGGGTGTYTVLSGLKKYPNVWPTAIVTMADDGGSTGALRTSMGVLPGGDIRRALVALSEAEAEESLLKLFNYRFPSGAVEEHSFGNLFLAALEKIYGGFDDAVDEASKILRVRGSVIPVTLDNVRLHARYKDGLEVHGETNIDIPKHDASLHIEKVWLDPAGRLNAKARDAITRAHLVVIGPGDLYTSIVPNLLVEGMREALRDTKARKVYIVNVMTKRGETHGFLAHHFVEAIEQYLGKGVLTHVLYNTAEPHKEHLDPYEKEGAAFVRCDVSCLPRDAYHCAPHDVLAEGSLIRHDPDKLARALLSIV from the coding sequence ATGCAGACAAAAAACATCGAAACTAAAAAAAACATTGTGGTCATCGGCGGAGGAACCGGAACATATACGGTGCTTTCGGGTCTTAAAAAATATCCCAACGTATGGCCAACTGCCATCGTGACCATGGCCGATGATGGCGGATCTACCGGCGCGCTACGCACCAGCATGGGAGTCCTGCCGGGGGGCGATATCCGAAGAGCCTTGGTAGCGCTTTCCGAAGCCGAAGCGGAAGAATCTTTGCTTAAGCTTTTTAACTATCGCTTTCCTTCCGGCGCGGTCGAAGAGCATAGCTTCGGTAATTTATTTCTTGCTGCGCTCGAAAAAATCTACGGAGGATTCGATGATGCCGTTGATGAGGCATCGAAAATTTTGCGCGTGCGAGGCTCGGTTATTCCGGTAACGCTGGATAACGTGCGGCTGCACGCCCGCTACAAGGACGGCCTGGAGGTCCATGGCGAGACAAATATCGATATTCCCAAACATGATGCGAGCCTGCATATTGAAAAGGTATGGCTTGATCCGGCCGGCCGGCTTAATGCCAAGGCCCGCGACGCCATCACCCGGGCGCATCTTGTTGTGATAGGGCCCGGAGATCTGTACACGAGCATCGTGCCGAATCTTCTGGTAGAGGGGATGCGGGAAGCTTTGCGGGACACGAAAGCCCGGAAAGTATATATCGTGAATGTGATGACCAAGCGCGGAGAAACTCACGGATTTTTAGCGCATCATTTTGTGGAGGCCATTGAGCAGTATCTTGGGAAGGGGGTTCTGACGCATGTGCTCTACAACACTGCCGAACCGCATAAAGAGCATCTCGATCCGTATGAAAAGGAAGGAGCGGCATTTGTCCGGTGTGACGTATCTTGCCTGCCGCGCGATGCCTACCACTGCGCTCCCCATGATGTTCTTGCCGAAGGTTCTCTTATTCGCCATGACCCGGATAAGCTGGCAAGGGCGCTGCTTTCGATTGTCTAG
- a CDS encoding DsbA family protein, whose amino-acid sequence MNNKIVRLFARISAALLILHLFFFWAAERSGEFMGFEPAHFKDTALLFFLIAVYLLLESHFIAREREVVEEEIVSITEESSSADMSMGVSAGQPVWKNPYIVSALIVGAALIVAGVLISGPREGAQKAGQGLPSQAPIAPAAPQAPAPGQKVAVTWGETPILNKNAKVQFIEFGDFECPFCGRFFTDSMVQIKKKYVDTGKIAFQHRDYPLPFHPNAQKAAEAARCALEQSEKQYWTMHDWMYQNQTNLAVASLKSQAKTMGLNASKFDQCLDSGKYAAAVKKDYDAGSGYGVSGTPSFFVDGELVVGAQPYATFEQKIEAALAAK is encoded by the coding sequence ATGAACAATAAGATCGTTCGTCTTTTTGCAAGAATTTCTGCCGCATTGCTGATTCTCCACCTCTTTTTCTTCTGGGCCGCGGAACGCAGCGGGGAATTCATGGGGTTTGAACCGGCGCATTTCAAAGATACGGCGCTTTTATTTTTCCTTATAGCTGTCTACTTACTGCTGGAGAGCCACTTTATAGCGCGCGAGCGGGAAGTGGTTGAAGAGGAGATTGTCTCCATAACCGAGGAGTCTTCTTCGGCGGATATGTCCATGGGGGTTAGTGCAGGCCAGCCCGTTTGGAAAAATCCCTACATTGTCTCCGCGCTTATTGTCGGTGCAGCACTCATCGTTGCAGGCGTTTTAATATCCGGCCCGCGAGAGGGTGCTCAAAAAGCGGGGCAAGGTTTGCCGTCACAGGCACCGATTGCTCCCGCAGCTCCGCAGGCTCCCGCGCCCGGACAAAAAGTGGCGGTAACTTGGGGCGAGACGCCGATCCTGAACAAGAACGCAAAAGTACAATTCATTGAATTCGGTGATTTCGAATGTCCTTTCTGCGGAAGATTTTTCACCGATTCCATGGTGCAAATAAAAAAGAAATATGTGGATACCGGAAAAATAGCATTTCAGCACCGCGACTATCCATTGCCGTTCCACCCCAATGCCCAGAAGGCTGCCGAAGCGGCCCGTTGCGCCCTGGAACAGTCCGAGAAGCAGTACTGGACCATGCATGACTGGATGTACCAGAACCAGACCAACCTTGCCGTTGCTAGCCTGAAAAGCCAGGCCAAAACCATGGGTTTGAATGCTTCCAAGTTTGACCAATGCCTTGATTCCGGAAAATACGCGGCCGCGGTAAAGAAAGATTATGACGCAGGAAGCGGTTATGGGGTCAGCGGTACGCCATCATTCTTTGTGGATGGAGAGCTCGTGGTCGGTGCCCAGCCCTATGCTACATTCGAGCAGAAAATAGAGGCGGCGCTTGCTGCAAAGTGA
- a CDS encoding HAD hydrolase-like protein yields MVFVFDLDHTLLDTEKLLRSYVRDALRPYGVSWQIFKKALSKDKRLRSRRGCATPRTIFSSLSSITKRTYPISLQRQLLKYFRIHAHNFFYPDVFRILPTLHGKKILLTKGNRVIQASKLQHASVRSLFDRIQVTPHVKAGRLKRIVATFPPGERIIFIDDWHEEHKAALKVMPQLTSAHMIRRGRDRKRVAHRRCFMVQNLKQLKSLVISMSLPEYADKKHRN; encoded by the coding sequence ATGGTGTTCGTATTCGATCTTGACCATACTTTGCTCGACACAGAAAAACTTCTGCGCTCTTATGTGCGGGATGCATTGCGTCCTTATGGCGTATCGTGGCAGATTTTCAAAAAAGCGCTTTCAAAGGACAAAAGGCTTCGCTCTCGCCGCGGTTGCGCAACGCCCAGAACTATCTTCTCTTCGCTCTCCAGTATCACAAAAAGAACATATCCTATTTCATTGCAAAGGCAGTTGCTGAAGTATTTCCGAATCCATGCGCATAATTTTTTTTATCCGGATGTTTTTCGAATTCTGCCGACGCTTCACGGAAAAAAAATTCTGCTTACAAAGGGAAACCGCGTTATCCAGGCCTCCAAATTACAACACGCATCCGTTCGGTCGCTTTTCGATCGAATACAGGTAACCCCGCATGTCAAAGCAGGCCGTCTCAAGCGCATTGTCGCAACGTTTCCTCCAGGAGAGCGCATCATATTTATTGATGACTGGCACGAAGAGCATAAAGCGGCGCTTAAAGTCATGCCGCAACTTACAAGCGCGCACATGATACGGAGGGGACGCGACAGAAAGCGAGTTGCGCATAGGCGGTGTTTTATGGTACAAAATCTCAAACAGCTTAAGAGCTTGGTTATCTCCATGAGCTTGCCGGAATATGCAGACAAAAAACATCGAAACTAA
- the glmS gene encoding glutamine--fructose-6-phosphate transaminase (isomerizing), protein MCGIVGYIGKKQAFPILIDGLKRLEYRGYDSAGVCVLENDTAFCVRSPGRILKLEEKIGDVAVSGSVGIAHTRWATHGQPNEANAHPHADCTGTIFVAHNGIIENYRELRDMLEKEGHVFSSETDTETLAHLIERYDLTMVLEDAVSQALELISGTFGLAVVSLSEPQKIVVARRSSPLLIGIGEGEYLVASDASAVIAHTKEVVYLNDDEIAVLTPDAWKLRTLDRRALTRSSEILEWSHEEAERGGYPFFMAKEIHEAPLAVENALRGRIVFEEGNAKLGGLEDIADTLRAVKRLIIVSCGTSYYAGLSGAMMIEEYAGIPVEVYNASEFRYRAIPFNEGTVVLAISQSGETADTLAAIREAKKKGLLSLGIVNVVGSSIARETDAGIYNHAGPEIGVASTKAFISQLTVLALLAVYLGRMRGMSFETGQEILRELKGLPACLERILKKENAIKALAEIYTGFENFFFIGRRYQYPTALEGALKLKEISYIHSEGYAAGEMKHGPIALISKKFPTVAMALTDSMYEKMISNIQEIKARKGPIIAIANEGNENIKNITQDVIYIPKTLEMLMPILAVVPLQLFAYHVAVLRGCDVDKPRNLAKSVTVE, encoded by the coding sequence ATGTGCGGCATTGTAGGATACATCGGAAAAAAACAGGCCTTTCCTATACTGATCGACGGTTTGAAGCGCCTTGAATACCGCGGATATGATTCGGCAGGAGTTTGCGTGTTGGAAAACGACACGGCTTTTTGCGTGCGCTCTCCCGGGCGCATTTTAAAATTGGAGGAAAAAATAGGAGATGTCGCCGTGTCGGGAAGCGTCGGCATCGCCCATACACGCTGGGCAACGCATGGCCAGCCGAATGAGGCCAACGCCCATCCGCACGCCGACTGTACGGGAACTATTTTTGTGGCGCATAACGGCATCATAGAAAATTATCGGGAACTGCGCGATATGCTGGAAAAAGAAGGGCATGTTTTTTCTTCAGAAACCGATACCGAGACGCTGGCCCATCTCATTGAACGATATGACCTCACCATGGTGCTGGAAGATGCGGTGTCGCAGGCACTGGAACTGATTTCGGGAACCTTCGGCCTTGCGGTTGTATCGTTAAGCGAGCCACAGAAAATCGTCGTTGCACGAAGGTCCAGCCCCCTGCTTATTGGCATCGGGGAGGGTGAATATCTGGTTGCCTCCGACGCCTCTGCCGTTATTGCGCACACCAAGGAAGTGGTGTATTTGAATGATGATGAAATTGCCGTACTTACGCCGGACGCCTGGAAGCTACGAACGCTCGACAGACGCGCGCTCACGCGCTCCTCGGAAATTCTTGAGTGGTCGCACGAGGAAGCGGAAAGGGGCGGATATCCTTTTTTCATGGCAAAAGAGATCCATGAAGCGCCGCTTGCCGTTGAAAATGCTCTGCGCGGGCGTATTGTTTTTGAAGAAGGCAACGCAAAGCTTGGAGGCTTGGAAGATATTGCCGATACGCTCCGAGCAGTAAAGCGTCTTATCATCGTATCCTGCGGCACAAGTTACTATGCCGGTCTTTCGGGGGCCATGATGATCGAGGAATATGCGGGCATTCCCGTTGAGGTTTATAACGCGTCGGAGTTCCGTTACCGGGCGATACCTTTTAACGAAGGAACAGTGGTGCTTGCAATTTCCCAGTCGGGCGAGACGGCCGACACTCTTGCGGCGATCCGCGAAGCAAAGAAAAAAGGGCTTTTATCGCTCGGTATCGTCAATGTTGTAGGCTCCTCCATCGCGCGCGAGACGGATGCGGGCATCTATAACCACGCAGGACCGGAAATAGGCGTGGCAAGCACCAAGGCGTTCATCTCTCAACTCACCGTGCTTGCGCTTCTTGCCGTATACCTGGGCCGCATGCGCGGAATGTCTTTTGAAACGGGACAAGAAATTCTCCGGGAGCTTAAGGGGCTTCCCGCGTGCCTCGAACGTATTCTTAAAAAAGAAAATGCGATTAAGGCGCTGGCGGAAATTTACACAGGGTTCGAAAATTTTTTCTTCATCGGGCGGAGATATCAATATCCAACGGCGCTTGAAGGGGCGCTTAAGCTTAAGGAGATATCCTATATCCATTCGGAGGGATACGCGGCGGGGGAGATGAAGCACGGCCCCATCGCGCTTATCTCCAAGAAATTTCCTACGGTGGCCATGGCGCTTACCGACAGCATGTATGAGAAAATGATTTCCAATATTCAGGAAATAAAAGCTCGCAAAGGGCCGATCATCGCCATTGCCAATGAAGGAAATGAAAACATAAAAAATATAACGCAAGATGTTATTTACATTCCAAAAACGCTTGAGATGTTAATGCCCATTCTTGCGGTCGTTCCTCTGCAGCTTTTTGCGTATCATGTGGCGGTACTGCGCGGATGTGACGTGGATAAGCCCCGCAACTTGGCCAAGAGTGTCACTGTTGAGTGA
- a CDS encoding GIY-YIG nuclease family protein has protein sequence MGILYILRSKKSGKYYIGSTNDLDRRIAEHNSGKTKSLRNLRPLEIVFKLEYPSLLMARRKERALKQLKSRSALEVIVKTQKLILGL, from the coding sequence ATGGGAATTCTATATATCTTGCGAAGTAAAAAAAGTGGGAAGTATTACATAGGCAGTACGAATGATTTAGACAGAAGAATCGCTGAGCACAATTCGGGGAAAACGAAATCTTTACGGAATCTGCGTCCTCTCGAAATAGTTTTCAAACTGGAATACCCCTCTTTGCTTATGGCCAGACGCAAGGAACGGGCGCTGAAGCAGTTAAAGAGCAGAAGTGCTCTTGAAGTCATTGTTAAAACACAGAAGCTGATATTGGGCCTATAG
- the ruvB gene encoding Holliday junction branch migration DNA helicase RuvB has protein sequence MKSVNAPTNPYPQELDRALDPSLRPKTFDQYVGQEKVKQNLEISIHAAKKRKQPIEHVLLYGPAGLGKTTLAYLIAHETHSNLKATSGPAIEKVGDLASILTNLEEGDVLFIDEAHRLNKTIEEVLYPAMEDYRIDILIGKGPSARTLALEIPRFTLIAATTRIGLLSSPLRSRFGMTFRLDYYNKEDIKKILRRSAQILQVHIDEDALEQIATCSRFTPRVANRLLKRIRDYADVKADGNVSGEVAKESLSMMEVDTHGLEETDRMMLRGLIEKFGGGPVGLKTLAIALGEEEDTLEDIYEPYLMQLGFMARTPRGRVATPAAYAHLGLKAPKGNVLL, from the coding sequence ATGAAAAGTGTCAATGCTCCCACAAATCCATATCCCCAGGAGCTTGACCGAGCGCTTGATCCAAGTTTGCGCCCAAAAACATTCGATCAATATGTCGGGCAGGAAAAGGTGAAGCAGAATCTCGAAATTTCCATTCATGCCGCAAAAAAACGGAAACAGCCCATTGAACACGTGCTGCTCTATGGGCCCGCCGGACTTGGTAAGACGACCCTTGCCTATCTTATTGCTCACGAAACCCATTCAAACCTGAAAGCGACGTCCGGCCCCGCCATAGAAAAAGTGGGGGACCTCGCTTCCATTCTTACAAATCTGGAGGAAGGCGATGTACTGTTCATTGACGAAGCGCACCGGCTGAATAAAACCATTGAAGAAGTGCTGTATCCGGCGATGGAAGATTATCGCATTGATATTTTGATCGGCAAAGGCCCTTCCGCGCGCACCCTGGCACTTGAAATTCCCCGTTTCACGCTGATTGCGGCAACCACGCGCATCGGACTTCTTTCCTCTCCTCTCCGAAGCCGTTTCGGCATGACGTTTCGCCTGGATTATTATAATAAAGAAGACATCAAGAAGATATTGCGTAGGTCCGCCCAGATCCTTCAGGTGCACATTGACGAAGATGCGCTGGAGCAGATTGCAACCTGTTCGCGTTTTACTCCCCGGGTAGCCAATCGCCTGTTAAAGCGCATACGCGACTATGCGGACGTGAAGGCCGATGGGAATGTTTCCGGAGAAGTTGCTAAGGAATCTCTTTCCATGATGGAGGTTGATACGCACGGACTTGAAGAAACGGACCGCATGATGTTGAGGGGTCTTATCGAGAAATTCGGCGGGGGACCCGTAGGGCTCAAGACTCTTGCGATTGCCTTGGGAGAAGAAGAGGATACGCTTGAAGATATTTACGAACCGTATCTTATGCAGCTTGGATTCATGGCCCGCACTCCGAGAGGCCGCGTTGCCACTCCGGCTGCCTATGCGCATCTGGGGTTGAAAGCTCCTAAGGGGAATGTGTTGTTGTGA
- a CDS encoding MBL fold metallo-hydrolase: MPNTIQFCGGARHVTGANYLVTIEGKKILVDCGMFQGCHDCEGRNFNNFPYIPSSIDALFITHAHIDHSGRIPKLVKNGFRGKIFSTAPTKDFSEVLLRDSMHIIEEENKKRDRSMLFDEGDLQQALSQWEVMPYKTAVDMGGGVSVQLYNAGHILGSAMVEIHETRKGGKTILFTGDLGNPPSAFVPDPEKITHTDILVIESAYGNRLHHDSAERTILLERAVEDVVSRKGVLMIPAFAMERTQELIFELNELVEHKRVPVLPVFVDSPLATNITKVFKKYRAFYDGNGHDSGDDVFSFPGLRFTQSVVESRAINDVPSPKVVIAGSGMSNAGRILHHERRYLSDPNSILLIIGYQVAGSLGRRLLDGEKQVKMFGEMLDVRCEVRQIQGYSAHADQKQLFDFVASLEKPVERVFAVQGEEQAALSLVQLIRDHLGIDAKAPMWQDVYGI; this comes from the coding sequence ATGCCAAACACCATACAATTTTGCGGAGGAGCGCGCCATGTGACGGGTGCCAATTATCTTGTTACCATTGAAGGAAAAAAAATTCTGGTGGATTGCGGGATGTTCCAGGGATGCCATGACTGCGAAGGCCGGAATTTCAACAACTTTCCCTATATTCCCTCAAGTATTGACGCGCTCTTTATAACTCATGCGCACATTGACCACTCGGGTCGTATTCCTAAACTTGTCAAAAATGGTTTTCGCGGGAAGATTTTTTCCACGGCTCCGACGAAAGACTTTTCCGAAGTGCTTCTGCGGGACAGCATGCATATCATCGAGGAAGAGAACAAGAAGCGCGATCGTTCAATGCTGTTTGACGAAGGCGATCTCCAACAGGCGCTATCGCAATGGGAAGTGATGCCCTATAAGACCGCTGTAGATATGGGGGGAGGAGTTTCCGTTCAGCTCTATAATGCCGGGCACATTCTTGGTTCGGCAATGGTAGAGATCCATGAGACGCGCAAAGGAGGCAAAACCATTCTTTTTACGGGAGATCTTGGAAATCCGCCATCCGCTTTTGTGCCCGATCCGGAGAAAATCACGCATACGGATATCCTGGTTATCGAGTCCGCGTACGGCAATCGTCTGCATCACGATAGCGCCGAACGCACAATATTGCTTGAGCGCGCGGTCGAGGATGTGGTGTCGCGCAAGGGAGTTCTTATGATACCTGCGTTTGCCATGGAACGGACGCAGGAACTTATTTTTGAGCTGAACGAGCTGGTGGAACACAAGCGCGTTCCCGTGCTTCCCGTCTTTGTGGATAGTCCTCTGGCAACCAACATCACGAAAGTATTCAAAAAATACCGCGCGTTCTATGACGGAAACGGACATGATTCCGGAGACGATGTGTTTTCGTTCCCCGGTCTGCGTTTCACCCAGAGCGTTGTGGAGTCGAGGGCCATCAACGATGTTCCTTCGCCGAAAGTCGTTATTGCGGGTTCGGGCATGTCCAACGCCGGGAGAATTTTGCATCACGAGCGACGCTATCTCTCCGATCCCAACAGCATCCTGCTCATTATCGGCTATCAGGTTGCGGGGTCTCTGGGAAGGAGACTGCTGGACGGAGAGAAGCAGGTGAAGATGTTCGGTGAAATGCTCGATGTTCGGTGCGAAGTTCGGCAAATTCAGGGGTATTCCGCACATGCCGATCAGAAGCAGTTGTTCGATTTTGTCGCAAGTCTCGAAAAGCCCGTTGAACGCGTGTTTGCGGTACAAGGGGAGGAGCAGGCCGCACTTTCCCTGGTACAGCTTATTCGCGACCATCTGGGCATCGATGCGAAGGCGCCGATGTGGCAAGATGTGTATGGGATTTGA
- a CDS encoding class I SAM-dependent methyltransferase — MTSLERVALQYLRLDSLEDMKCIPRKELESRLDEATPSILERLSASEILQHSRDVYTETADEYAANPHTQYVVDELIEFMALLPEGACVLDVGCGTGRDALFMSCPNTLFRASLMQREKNGKKTIEKFSPPQTSLRIIALDGSDGMLEKALEYLALHEDLVFAYTPLFILGDMHDLHAQAEILGVGSLEGIWSCTALFTHTPQKLANESLRAVAEFLKSGGVFFASYTNGNVAGAHDKLLASSTGRIKYFSQPNPEVVADLARHHGLHLIQESVSDFEIGGKVVQRGLFCSQFFRKQ, encoded by the coding sequence ATGACATCTTTGGAACGCGTCGCATTGCAGTATCTGAGGCTCGATTCTCTTGAAGATATGAAGTGCATCCCCCGAAAAGAGCTTGAGTCCCGGCTGGATGAGGCTACGCCGAGCATTTTGGAGCGCCTTTCCGCCTCCGAAATCCTGCAACACAGCCGAGATGTGTACACCGAAACCGCCGACGAATACGCCGCAAACCCCCACACGCAATATGTGGTTGATGAGCTGATCGAGTTCATGGCGTTACTGCCGGAGGGAGCGTGCGTACTGGATGTCGGCTGTGGAACAGGCCGGGACGCTCTATTCATGTCCTGTCCCAACACACTATTCCGGGCTTCTCTCATGCAGAGAGAAAAGAACGGAAAAAAAACCATCGAAAAGTTTTCTCCGCCGCAGACCTCGCTTCGCATCATTGCGCTCGATGGATCGGACGGAATGTTAGAGAAAGCCCTAGAGTATCTTGCCCTGCACGAAGATCTCGTATTCGCCTATACGCCGCTTTTTATACTCGGCGACATGCACGATTTGCACGCGCAGGCGGAGATTCTCGGCGTGGGGTCGCTGGAAGGCATCTGGTCTTGCACGGCTCTTTTCACCCATACGCCACAGAAGCTGGCAAACGAGAGCTTGCGAGCTGTTGCCGAATTCCTCAAATCCGGCGGCGTGTTCTTTGCCAGTTACACCAATGGCAACGTTGCTGGCGCGCATGACAAACTTCTCGCATCCTCGACCGGACGCATCAAATACTTTTCTCAGCCGAATCCGGAAGTTGTAGCCGACCTTGCGCGACACCATGGCCTTCACCTCATACAAGAATCGGTTAGCGACTTTGAAATTGGCGGCAAGGTGGTGCAACGCGGCCTCTTTTGCTCCCAATTTTTCCGGAAACAGTAA